From the genome of Gemmatimonas phototrophica, one region includes:
- a CDS encoding GMC oxidoreductase, whose product MTHMPLEGGPVNIQPRAVTYDAIVIGSGITGGWAAKELTERGLRTLVLEAGRPVSPDRDSREHVAPFEMRFRGLGDRRAVEARQPVQRNSVSFDEISQRYWIDDIENPYSTPADQPFDWFRARQVGGKSIIWGRQVYRMSDLDFEANLRDGVGVDWPIRYRDIAPWYDHVERFMGVTGQRENIPHLPDSVFDPPMALNVVEQHVRDGIAARFGRDRVLTIGRAAVLTAPRPGRAACHYCGPCQRGCMTRSYFSSINATLPAARATGRLTLRPWSIVRSLEIDPSTRRIRSVHVIDGQTGQEHRFTARVIFLCASAIESARILLNSATTGAENGLANASDQVGRNIMDHIKNAGATGTIDGFLDKRVVGNRPNGIYVPRFRNIGSTHPDFIRGYGFQGGAQRSGWQQLTRAPGIGAAFKQQLRELGAWTMTFNGYGETLPMPHNRATVHPTLTDKWGIPSLHISTQWSPNELALHRDMKVGAAELLEAAGAKNIQPTTRPPSTMGNANHEMGTARMGRDPKTSVLNEWNQAWDVPNLFVTDGAAMASSGCQNPTLTYMALTARAVDYAVQALKRREL is encoded by the coding sequence ATGACGCACATGCCCTTGGAAGGTGGACCCGTCAACATCCAACCGCGCGCCGTGACCTACGACGCGATTGTCATTGGGTCGGGCATTACCGGTGGCTGGGCCGCCAAAGAACTCACGGAGCGCGGGCTGCGGACGCTGGTGCTCGAAGCCGGGCGCCCGGTGTCACCCGATCGCGACTCGCGCGAGCATGTGGCGCCATTCGAGATGCGCTTCCGCGGCCTGGGAGATCGGCGGGCCGTCGAAGCGCGTCAGCCCGTGCAGCGCAACTCGGTATCGTTTGACGAGATCAGTCAGCGCTACTGGATTGATGACATCGAGAACCCCTACAGCACGCCGGCCGATCAGCCCTTCGATTGGTTCCGCGCGCGACAGGTGGGCGGCAAATCCATCATCTGGGGACGCCAGGTCTATCGCATGAGTGACCTCGATTTTGAGGCCAATCTGCGCGACGGCGTGGGTGTCGACTGGCCCATTCGCTACCGCGACATTGCCCCGTGGTATGACCACGTGGAGCGATTTATGGGCGTGACCGGGCAGCGGGAAAACATTCCCCATTTACCCGACAGCGTTTTTGATCCGCCCATGGCACTCAATGTGGTGGAGCAGCACGTTCGCGATGGCATCGCGGCGCGCTTCGGGCGCGATCGCGTGCTCACCATTGGTCGCGCCGCCGTGCTCACGGCGCCACGGCCCGGACGCGCCGCCTGTCACTATTGTGGCCCCTGTCAGCGCGGCTGCATGACGCGCTCGTACTTCAGCTCCATCAACGCCACCCTGCCGGCGGCGCGCGCCACCGGTCGCCTCACACTGCGCCCGTGGAGCATTGTCCGATCACTCGAGATTGATCCGTCCACTCGGCGCATTCGCAGTGTCCACGTGATTGATGGACAAACCGGACAGGAGCATCGCTTTACAGCGCGCGTGATCTTTCTCTGCGCCAGTGCCATTGAGAGTGCCCGCATTCTGCTCAACTCGGCCACCACCGGCGCGGAGAACGGGCTCGCCAATGCGAGTGATCAGGTGGGGCGCAACATCATGGACCACATCAAGAATGCCGGCGCTACCGGCACCATTGACGGGTTCCTCGACAAACGGGTGGTGGGCAATCGTCCCAACGGCATTTATGTGCCGCGGTTCCGCAACATTGGCAGCACGCACCCTGACTTCATTCGTGGGTATGGCTTTCAGGGCGGGGCGCAGCGCAGTGGGTGGCAACAGCTCACCAGAGCGCCCGGCATTGGCGCGGCCTTTAAGCAGCAGCTGCGCGAACTGGGTGCGTGGACCATGACCTTCAACGGCTATGGCGAAACGCTGCCTATGCCGCACAACCGGGCCACGGTGCATCCCACGCTCACCGACAAGTGGGGCATTCCGTCGCTGCACATCAGCACGCAGTGGTCGCCCAACGAACTGGCGCTGCACCGCGACATGAAGGTGGGGGCGGCTGAACTGCTGGAAGCCGCCGGGGCGAAAAACATTCAGCCCACAACGCGCCCGCCGAGCACCATGGGCAACGCCAATCATGAGATGGGCACGGCGCGCATGGGGCGTGACCCCAAGACGTCCGTGCTGAACGAGTGGAATCAGGCGTGGGATGTGCCCAACCTGTTCGTCACCGACGGCGCCGCGATGGCGTCGAGTGGCTGTCAGAATCCGACGCTGACGTACATGGCGCTCACGGCCAGGGCGGTGGACTATGCGGTGCAGGCGCTCAAGCGGCGGGAGTTGTAG
- a CDS encoding pyridoxal phosphate-dependent aminotransferase, which translates to MTEPNAAPVPGFRPVPRTGVIYVMDRAREQGFRAGAPGWCNLGQGQPETGPLPGSPPRPTDVTISADDYEYAPVGGIDALRKAVANLYNARYRQGKASQYGPENVCICGGGRSSLTRVVASLGNVNLGHVLPDYTAYEELLEIFGTFSAIPLLLEPEAGYALSTKNLRREITGRGLGALLLSNPANPTGRVLRGSALAAWVHEARELKCTLILDEFYSHYLWDEGLVEGATVSAAEFVEDVNSDPVVILDGLTKGWRCPGWRLSWIVGPASVIEAATSAGSFLDGGGNRPLQEAACTLLEPTRARQEVVAIHEAFAKKRRILVDGLRAAGLTVEHEPDGGFYVWANVASLPAPLNDGETFFEAALHEKVISVPGSFFDINPGKRRADHTSRFRQYLRFSFGPDEVSVTDAVGRLQAMVARAR; encoded by the coding sequence ATGACCGAACCCAATGCCGCCCCCGTTCCTGGTTTCCGCCCTGTGCCGCGCACGGGCGTCATCTATGTCATGGATCGTGCCCGGGAGCAGGGCTTCCGCGCCGGTGCACCGGGGTGGTGCAACCTGGGGCAAGGGCAGCCCGAAACGGGCCCCCTCCCGGGATCGCCGCCGCGCCCCACTGATGTCACCATCAGTGCCGACGACTATGAGTACGCGCCGGTGGGTGGCATTGACGCGCTGCGCAAAGCGGTCGCCAACTTGTACAACGCCCGCTACCGCCAGGGCAAAGCGAGTCAGTACGGCCCGGAGAATGTGTGCATCTGCGGCGGTGGTCGGTCATCGCTCACGCGCGTGGTGGCCTCGCTGGGCAACGTGAACCTCGGACATGTGCTCCCCGACTACACGGCCTACGAAGAGCTGCTCGAAATCTTCGGAACGTTTAGCGCCATTCCGCTCTTGCTGGAACCCGAAGCGGGCTACGCGCTCAGCACCAAGAACCTGCGGCGCGAGATTACCGGTCGCGGGCTGGGCGCGCTGCTGCTCTCTAACCCGGCCAACCCCACGGGGCGCGTCTTGCGCGGCAGTGCACTGGCGGCGTGGGTGCACGAAGCGCGTGAGCTCAAGTGCACGCTCATTCTCGACGAGTTCTATTCCCACTACCTGTGGGATGAGGGGCTGGTGGAAGGCGCCACAGTGAGCGCAGCCGAGTTCGTGGAAGATGTGAACAGTGACCCGGTGGTCATTCTCGACGGCCTCACGAAAGGCTGGCGCTGCCCCGGATGGCGCCTGAGCTGGATTGTGGGTCCGGCCAGTGTCATTGAGGCCGCCACCAGCGCCGGCAGTTTCCTGGATGGCGGTGGCAACCGGCCACTGCAGGAAGCCGCCTGCACGCTGCTGGAGCCCACCCGTGCCCGTCAGGAAGTGGTGGCCATTCACGAAGCCTTTGCCAAGAAGCGCCGCATTCTGGTGGACGGCCTGCGCGCGGCCGGTCTCACGGTGGAACACGAGCCCGACGGCGGCTTCTACGTATGGGCGAATGTGGCCAGCCTCCCCGCGCCACTCAACGACGGCGAAACGTTCTTTGAGGCGGCGCTGCACGAAAAGGTCATTAGCGTGCCCGGCAGCTTCTTTGATATCAATCCGGGCAAGCGCCGGGCCGACCATACGTCGCGCTTCCGTCAGTATCTGCGCTTTTCGTTTGGGCCGGACGAAGTGTCCGTAACGGACGCCGTTGGACGACTCCAAGCCATGGTCGCCCGGGCACGCTAA
- a CDS encoding gluconate 2-dehydrogenase subunit 3 family protein, giving the protein MERRELLQLVMSTGALATLQQLSVDDVAAFGEQVHRAAASLANTADSQRAWAVLTAAQARTVQVMAEDIIPRTSTPGATDANVTAFIDRMLAEWYTAAERDVVLQGLPVLNTRAVAMGGASYVALPAARRVALLEALDGEVTALRRSNGAAANAHWFSTIKYLTVFGYCTSEPGMSKHLDAWPLTGRYDGNAPVRN; this is encoded by the coding sequence ATGGAACGACGCGAACTCCTGCAGCTGGTCATGTCTACCGGCGCGTTGGCAACGCTGCAGCAGCTGTCGGTAGACGACGTGGCCGCCTTTGGCGAACAGGTGCATCGCGCCGCCGCCTCACTCGCCAACACCGCTGACAGTCAGCGCGCGTGGGCCGTGCTCACCGCCGCACAGGCTCGCACGGTGCAGGTGATGGCCGAGGACATCATTCCGCGCACCAGTACCCCTGGTGCGACCGATGCCAACGTCACCGCGTTCATTGATCGCATGTTGGCCGAATGGTACACAGCAGCTGAGCGCGATGTGGTGTTGCAGGGACTTCCCGTGTTGAATACCCGCGCCGTGGCCATGGGAGGAGCGTCATATGTGGCGCTGCCCGCCGCTCGCCGGGTGGCGTTGCTGGAAGCGCTCGACGGCGAAGTGACGGCGCTACGCCGTAGCAACGGTGCGGCCGCCAATGCACACTGGTTCAGCACCATCAAGTATCTCACGGTGTTTGGCTACTGCACGTCGGAGCCGGGTATGAGCAAGCACCTGGACGCCTGGCCCCTCACCGGGCGCTACGATGGCAATGCCCCCGTGCGGAACTGA
- a CDS encoding sugar phosphate isomerase/epimerase family protein, with translation MHRREFLRYSGLGVATWATGTGISWAAPMQVGCAAITWGGNDPAAIADIAAAGYPGIQLRASAVQRWRETPEVLKALLAQHRLAFPVLSSGSVPFEAARLADAVALHVQQARFARATGCTFLQVTDERPRNSTPVPDDYARMGRALSDIGARVADEGVTLVYHNHMNALGERPDEVARILDAAKTDHVKLLLDVAHWQAAGGDPVAAVSQYASRIAVVHLKDLERPAPGGSATSYRFRELGAGRVNLPGVLAALNTTGFGGWGIVELDGVPDPAQSPRYYAEGSRRYLETHNVRVTR, from the coding sequence ATGCATCGACGCGAATTCCTCCGCTATAGCGGCCTGGGCGTGGCTACCTGGGCCACGGGTACGGGCATCTCCTGGGCAGCCCCCATGCAGGTCGGGTGCGCGGCCATTACCTGGGGTGGCAACGACCCGGCGGCCATTGCCGATATTGCCGCCGCCGGGTATCCCGGGATTCAACTACGGGCGTCGGCGGTACAGCGCTGGCGTGAAACGCCAGAGGTGCTCAAGGCCCTGCTGGCTCAGCATCGCCTCGCGTTTCCGGTACTCTCCAGCGGGAGTGTGCCCTTTGAGGCGGCGCGACTGGCGGATGCGGTGGCGCTCCATGTGCAGCAAGCACGATTTGCCCGAGCTACGGGCTGCACGTTCCTGCAGGTCACCGACGAACGGCCGCGCAACTCCACCCCGGTGCCCGACGACTACGCCCGCATGGGCCGTGCCCTCTCCGACATTGGCGCCCGCGTCGCCGATGAAGGCGTGACGCTCGTCTACCACAATCACATGAACGCGCTGGGCGAGCGCCCCGACGAAGTGGCGCGCATTCTCGACGCCGCCAAAACGGACCATGTGAAGCTGCTGCTCGATGTCGCCCACTGGCAGGCCGCTGGAGGCGATCCGGTGGCTGCGGTATCACAATACGCGTCGCGCATTGCCGTCGTGCATCTCAAGGATCTGGAGCGGCCCGCTCCGGGCGGATCCGCTACGTCGTACCGCTTTCGTGAACTCGGCGCGGGGCGCGTCAATCTGCCCGGCGTGCTCGCGGCACTCAACACAACGGGCTTTGGCGGCTGGGGCATTGTGGAGCTGGATGGTGTACCCGATCCCGCCCAGTCACCTCGTTACTACGCCGAAGGCTCTCGCCGCTATCTCGAAACGCACAACGTGCGCGTCACGCGCTAG
- a CDS encoding YdeI/OmpD-associated family protein, with product MPPTYFPTPSAFRAWLKQHHASATELLVGFHRVDSGTPSMTWTESVREALCYGWIDGVRHRVDESRYSIRFTPRKAKSIWSAVNVKHVEELTAAGLMQPAGIRAFEARTANKTGVYAFEQRTAELPEPYAGMLAANTKAATFFATLPAGYRKQAVWWVVSAKREATRESRLATLIACCARGERLP from the coding sequence ATGCCCCCCACCTACTTCCCCACCCCTTCCGCTTTTCGCGCCTGGCTGAAGCAGCACCACGCTTCCGCCACCGAACTGCTCGTGGGCTTCCACAGAGTGGACAGCGGAACGCCCAGCATGACATGGACCGAGAGCGTACGCGAAGCGCTCTGCTACGGCTGGATTGATGGCGTGCGGCACCGGGTGGACGAGTCCCGCTACAGCATTCGCTTCACGCCGCGCAAAGCGAAGAGCATCTGGAGTGCGGTCAATGTGAAGCATGTGGAAGAGCTCACCGCGGCCGGACTGATGCAACCGGCCGGGATTCGGGCCTTTGAAGCGCGCACCGCAAACAAGACCGGCGTCTACGCTTTTGAGCAGCGCACGGCGGAGCTACCTGAGCCCTATGCCGGCATGCTCGCGGCCAACACCAAGGCCGCCACGTTCTTTGCCACGCTGCCGGCTGGCTATCGCAAGCAGGCCGTCTGGTGGGTCGTGAGCGCGAAGCGTGAGGCCACCCGGGAATCTCGGCTGGCCACGCTCATCGCCTGCTGCGCTCGCGGGGAGCGGCTGCCGTAA